Proteins from one Acidobacteriota bacterium genomic window:
- a CDS encoding DNA polymerase Y family protein, with protein MTRIACLFIPLFPLAARLRAEPELAGEAVAVCEGNGSAARVIGASRPARKSGVRFGMSLAQARGILPSLIARGRDVSCEASAHEAMVETATGLSPRVEDAAPDIVYADVSGMERLFEGESGERDMGQATIVAAEALDLPVRVGIAGNKLAARIAARMPDSPKVVATGEETRFLAPLPLNHLNLDRRLMDTLRRWGVRTLGDFARLPADRTASRLGPAGANAHRAARGIDASPLAPHHPPPTFREGMELEWPVVTVDPLLYALRQSLERTRKRLEREDLACALFELELGLEPEGAEHRRIRLPAPTRDVDALLALTRLELESKPPRAPVISFTSITHPDRPRRGQLTLFGGPEIHPDKLAGTLAHLAARIGPEHVGSPRSLDGHLPERYRTAPFDPPPAPKLRQPPRRGRGLLVVRVLRPPVPLEVISENASDAGCSMLDARYPPPHPRNSHVAEEGERVGIQNSKFKIQNSALRLVSLASEPGATPRIQGLVRVAAGPWTLEDGWWSDQPVERDYWDVELSGGGLYRIYLDRTSGEWFADGMYD; from the coding sequence ATGACCCGAATCGCCTGCCTCTTCATCCCGCTCTTCCCGCTGGCAGCGAGACTCCGGGCCGAGCCGGAGCTGGCCGGGGAGGCGGTGGCGGTGTGCGAGGGCAACGGATCGGCGGCGCGCGTCATCGGCGCGTCGCGGCCCGCCCGCAAGTCCGGCGTGCGTTTCGGCATGAGCCTCGCCCAGGCACGTGGCATCCTGCCGTCGCTGATCGCCCGCGGACGCGACGTGTCGTGCGAGGCCTCGGCTCACGAGGCCATGGTCGAGACCGCGACCGGCCTCTCGCCCCGGGTCGAGGACGCCGCTCCGGACATCGTCTATGCCGATGTCAGTGGCATGGAACGTCTCTTCGAAGGGGAGTCCGGTGAACGCGACATGGGGCAGGCCACGATCGTCGCCGCCGAAGCCCTCGACCTGCCGGTACGGGTCGGTATTGCCGGCAACAAGCTCGCCGCCCGCATTGCCGCCCGCATGCCCGATTCGCCCAAGGTCGTTGCCACCGGTGAGGAAACACGCTTCCTCGCTCCCCTGCCACTGAACCATCTGAACCTCGACCGGCGCCTCATGGATACGCTGCGTCGCTGGGGCGTGCGCACCCTCGGCGACTTCGCCCGCCTGCCGGCGGACCGCACGGCGAGCCGGCTCGGCCCGGCTGGCGCCAACGCCCACCGGGCAGCGCGCGGTATCGATGCGAGCCCATTGGCACCCCACCACCCGCCGCCGACCTTCCGCGAGGGTATGGAGCTGGAGTGGCCGGTAGTCACCGTCGATCCCCTGCTCTACGCCCTCCGCCAGTCCCTCGAGCGAACCCGCAAGCGCCTCGAGCGCGAGGATCTAGCCTGTGCCCTGTTCGAGCTCGAGCTCGGCCTCGAGCCGGAGGGCGCCGAGCATCGCCGCATTCGCCTTCCCGCTCCGACCCGGGACGTCGATGCGCTGCTGGCCCTGACCCGCCTCGAGCTCGAGTCGAAACCACCACGGGCGCCGGTGATTTCCTTCACTTCGATCACCCACCCGGACCGCCCGCGACGCGGCCAGCTCACGCTCTTCGGCGGACCGGAGATCCACCCCGACAAGCTCGCCGGAACTCTCGCCCATCTCGCCGCCCGCATCGGCCCCGAGCACGTTGGCTCGCCGCGCTCCCTCGACGGCCACCTGCCCGAACGTTACCGGACCGCGCCCTTCGACCCGCCCCCGGCACCGAAGCTGCGGCAGCCACCACGGCGAGGAAGGGGGCTTTTGGTTGTCAGGGTCTTGCGGCCACCAGTGCCTCTTGAAGTGATAAGCGAGAACGCTTCAGATGCTGGATGCTCGATGCTGGATGCTCGATACCCCCCACCCCACCCCAGGAACTCTCACGTTGCAGAGGAGGGGGAGCGGGTGGGAATTCAAAATTCAAAATTCAAAATTCAAAATTCCGCTTTGCGGCTCGTTTCGCTCGCCTCGGAGCCGGGAGCGACGCCAAGGATTCAGGGCCTGGTGCGCGTGGCGGCGGGTCCGTGGACCCTCGAGGATGGGTGGTGGAGCGATCAGCCCGTCGAGCGTGACTACTGGGATGTAGAGCTCTCCGGCGGTGGGTTGTATCGCATCTATCTGGATCGCACGAGCGGCGAGTGGTTCGCCGACGGCATGTACGACTGA
- a CDS encoding BlaI/MecI/CopY family transcriptional regulator: protein MKSDKPKLTDAELEIMHVVWELDGGTVRQVHERLNQQRQLAYTTVMTMMNILEEKGHLRRHKEGRAYRYQPVRPKSQVISGMVDDFVGRVFEGSARPLILSLVKDKKISQKDLEDIARMIRETE from the coding sequence ATGAAAAGCGACAAACCAAAGCTCACCGACGCCGAACTCGAAATCATGCACGTGGTGTGGGAGCTCGACGGCGGCACCGTCCGCCAAGTCCACGAGCGCCTCAACCAGCAGCGTCAGCTCGCGTACACCACAGTAATGACCATGATGAATATCCTCGAGGAGAAGGGACACCTGAGACGCCACAAGGAGGGCAGGGCCTACCGTTACCAGCCCGTGCGACCCAAGAGCCAGGTGATCTCCGGGATGGTCGATGATTTCGTGGGCCGGGTCTTCGAGGGATCCGCGAGGCCGCTCATTCTCAGCCTCGTGAAGGACAAGAAGATTTCACAGAAGGACCTCGAAGACATCGCACGGATGATCCGGGAGACCGAATGA
- a CDS encoding M56 family metallopeptidase, which produces MNFHDAVPAALSYAFQSGLLLVAGLILPRLVRLRHPRALLVYWRVLLVVVLLLPLAPLDHIGEASLPYMTIKGLEVEAALNTALPATLPGLNLNVIFLIIAGIAMLGLARLGLGIGYLNRCRHAALPLSPTPVQVSKLRDRLGLEVPFLVSERLSAPLTYGWLRPAVILPESFRSLSADQQEGVAGHELLHVQRRDWPKTLLEELLRAILWFHPGVWLILPRISLSREQVVDADTVRLTGKRRQYLEALWRVICTSRQSITAVAVPFLGRRDLVDRVVWLQKEISMSKTRIALTVIAFALVVPAVAVFGASVVNTDTRSDPALSGPSSHAERENQKPEKSEDKLRTTSADSICREITRPVVTEKINPKYPESARKEKVMGVVVVETVITEEGIVDDIRVLESSDERLSSAAVEAIDQWRFEPALCDGAPVGVYYNLTVKFHLE; this is translated from the coding sequence ATGAACTTCCACGATGCCGTGCCCGCAGCTCTCTCCTACGCCTTTCAAAGTGGACTCCTGCTCGTCGCTGGCCTGATCCTGCCGCGATTGGTCCGGCTCCGCCACCCCAGGGCTCTGCTCGTCTACTGGCGGGTGTTGCTGGTCGTCGTCCTGCTCTTGCCGCTGGCGCCACTCGATCACATCGGCGAAGCCTCTCTTCCGTACATGACGATCAAAGGATTGGAAGTCGAAGCAGCCCTCAACACCGCGCTCCCGGCGACCCTGCCCGGTCTCAACTTGAACGTGATTTTCCTCATCATCGCAGGCATCGCGATGCTTGGGCTCGCACGTCTCGGTCTCGGTATCGGGTATCTCAACCGGTGCCGGCACGCCGCACTGCCCCTGTCTCCGACACCGGTGCAGGTTTCGAAACTCCGGGACCGCCTCGGGCTCGAGGTGCCGTTCCTGGTGAGCGAACGCCTCTCCGCACCGCTGACATATGGCTGGCTTCGTCCAGCAGTGATCCTGCCGGAGTCATTTCGAAGCCTGTCGGCCGACCAGCAGGAGGGGGTGGCCGGCCATGAGCTCTTGCACGTGCAGCGGAGAGATTGGCCGAAAACGTTGCTCGAAGAGCTGTTGCGCGCCATTCTGTGGTTCCACCCGGGTGTGTGGTTGATCCTCCCTCGAATCTCACTGAGCCGTGAACAGGTGGTGGACGCGGACACGGTGCGATTGACCGGAAAGCGCCGTCAGTACCTGGAAGCTCTTTGGCGCGTGATCTGTACGAGCCGCCAATCGATTACTGCGGTTGCGGTGCCGTTTCTCGGCAGGCGCGACCTGGTCGACAGAGTGGTGTGGTTGCAAAAGGAGATATCCATGTCGAAAACCAGGATCGCCCTGACAGTCATTGCATTCGCCCTCGTCGTTCCCGCCGTCGCGGTCTTCGGCGCGAGCGTCGTCAACACAGACACGCGGTCCGACCCCGCGTTGTCCGGTCCGTCTTCACACGCGGAACGCGAAAACCAGAAACCGGAGAAATCTGAGGACAAGCTGCGGACGACATCGGCGGATTCCATTTGTCGAGAGATCACCCGTCCGGTGGTCACCGAGAAGATCAATCCGAAATATCCCGAGTCGGCACGCAAGGAAAAGGTGATGGGCGTCGTGGTGGTCGAAACGGTCATCACCGAAGAGGGAATCGTCGACGACATCAGGGTCCTCGAATCATCTGATGAACGGCTGTCCTCTGCGGCGGTGGAAGCCATCGATCAGTGGCGATTCGAGCCGGCTCTGTGCGATGGCGCCCCGGTCGGTGTCTACTACAATCTCACCGTCAAATTCCACCTCGAATAG
- a CDS encoding DUF4388 domain-containing protein: MPFADLLQWVSQSRKTGTLSVEGDPHNKKIYFRDGLIAAASSENPKEFLGYYLVGWGLLGEEELQELLDMQEHHGTLLGELLVIIGRLTREELQHILQVKTEETIYELFLWQEGDFRFLENILPAKKFQPLNLPVEMIVLEGVRRKDEWARCVDAIPDETWIPKVVRAVDVEQLGEIELNILREINDENSIEKIALSARLAFFHVLMFIFQGMTHGLFEVRAPGDEITAIPGFSKGSWLTLIRQVEELMHEGDLLGAYQRLDEIRGKYPTDPEVTELTGKVQGKIEGAAQELDLNNSTVLELAIPASELTSLSCSPQEGFLLSRINGMYALGEILKMIPGSEVENKLLVNNLLARGVVRHRES; encoded by the coding sequence ATGCCGTTCGCAGATCTCCTGCAATGGGTGTCTCAAAGCCGCAAAACCGGAACCCTGTCGGTCGAAGGCGATCCGCACAACAAGAAGATCTACTTCCGTGACGGTCTGATAGCGGCGGCGTCGTCTGAAAACCCGAAAGAGTTCCTCGGTTACTACCTCGTAGGCTGGGGTCTGCTGGGCGAGGAGGAGCTCCAGGAACTCCTCGACATGCAGGAGCATCACGGGACTCTCCTCGGTGAGCTGCTGGTGATCATTGGCCGGTTGACCAGGGAAGAGCTGCAGCACATTCTACAGGTGAAAACCGAGGAGACGATTTACGAGCTCTTCCTGTGGCAGGAGGGAGACTTTCGCTTCCTCGAAAACATCCTTCCGGCGAAGAAGTTTCAACCGCTCAATCTTCCGGTCGAGATGATCGTGCTGGAGGGTGTTCGTCGCAAGGATGAATGGGCGCGCTGCGTGGATGCGATCCCGGACGAGACCTGGATTCCAAAGGTGGTTCGTGCGGTCGATGTCGAGCAGCTCGGCGAGATCGAGCTCAATATTTTGCGTGAGATAAACGACGAGAACAGCATCGAGAAAATCGCCCTCTCGGCCCGCCTCGCGTTCTTTCACGTGCTGATGTTCATCTTCCAGGGAATGACCCACGGACTGTTCGAAGTTCGTGCTCCCGGCGACGAGATCACCGCGATTCCAGGCTTCTCGAAGGGTTCGTGGTTGACGCTCATCCGGCAGGTCGAGGAACTGATGCATGAGGGTGACCTCTTGGGTGCCTATCAGCGACTCGACGAGATTCGGGGGAAGTACCCGACGGATCCGGAAGTGACCGAACTGACGGGCAAGGTGCAGGGGAAAATCGAGGGTGCGGCTCAGGAACTCGATCTGAACAACTCGACGGTTCTCGAATTGGCGATACCCGCTTCGGAGCTCACGTCGCTCAGCTGCAGCCCGCAGGAGGGATTCCTGTTGTCGCGAATCAACGGGATGTACGCGCTGGGCGAGATCCTAAAGATGATCCCGGGCTCGGAAGTCGAAAACAAGTTGCTGGTGAACAATCTTTTGGCTCGCGGCGTCGTCCGACACCGAGAATCGTGA
- a CDS encoding glycosyltransferase family 2 protein translates to MESETLRSVATVILAKNEERTIAGAVREAKRFCDHVVVMDGHSTDRTFERAREAGADVYLDPGRGKGAAIRASFSLVDDPVIVFMDADGSHEPADIPRLAGPVVTGETDLCVGSRFTGGSEELSITIGQLVRTIGNISMNIAINRRWDVELTDTLNGFRAVLRSAVMDVGLREDIHTIEQEMVMKMLLAGHRVMNVPTHESRRQYGESHIKIWRQWPKFVFCVLSHVVRRSKPSIETESARHDPSDGESR, encoded by the coding sequence ATGGAATCCGAAACGCTGAGATCGGTCGCGACCGTGATTTTGGCGAAGAACGAAGAGCGCACGATCGCCGGGGCAGTTCGCGAGGCGAAGCGTTTCTGTGATCATGTGGTCGTCATGGACGGCCATTCGACCGATCGCACATTCGAGCGGGCGCGCGAAGCAGGTGCCGACGTATACCTCGATCCGGGCAGGGGAAAGGGCGCCGCGATCCGGGCCAGCTTTTCACTGGTCGACGATCCGGTCATTGTGTTCATGGACGCGGACGGCTCCCACGAACCTGCGGACATCCCCCGGCTAGCGGGTCCTGTGGTTACAGGCGAGACAGATCTCTGTGTCGGCTCTCGATTCACCGGTGGTTCGGAGGAGCTTTCGATCACTATCGGCCAGCTGGTGCGCACGATCGGCAACATCTCGATGAACATCGCCATCAACCGTCGCTGGGACGTCGAACTCACGGACACCCTCAACGGATTTCGCGCGGTGCTGAGATCGGCGGTGATGGATGTCGGTTTGAGGGAGGATATCCACACCATCGAACAGGAAATGGTGATGAAAATGCTGCTCGCCGGCCATCGGGTGATGAATGTGCCGACCCACGAGTCTCGCCGCCAGTACGGTGAGAGCCACATCAAAATCTGGCGCCAGTGGCCGAAGTTCGTTTTCTGCGTCCTCAGTCATGTCGTGCGCCGGTCCAAGCCGTCGATCGAGACTGAGAGCGCGCGACACGATCCATCGGACGGAGAGTCGCGTTGA
- the hemL gene encoding glutamate-1-semialdehyde 2,1-aminomutase, producing MSDTRRSQELFARALDLMPAGVNSPVRAFRSVGGDPFFYQRGTGCHIVDVDGNRYIDYVCSWGPLILGHAYPDVVEAVASTAAAGLSFGAPCRQEVELADLVVSSVPHLEMIRFVSSGTEAVMSAIRLARGVTGRDTVVKFSGCYHGHADHLLVSAGSGLATFGTPSSAGVPEAFARHTAVLPLGDGEAFTNLMEKRGSEIAAVIIEGVPANAGLLIQPPEFMQLLRDQCTRHGSFLIIDEVITGFRLGVGGAARLYGIEPDLATYGKIIGGGMPVGAYGGRRTLMEQLAPLGPVYQAGTLSGNPVAMAAGAATLRALLADNCAAYGQLDGIASLLEEGLHDVLARLGVEWSVVRIGSILWLALQPGDAPTRYEDIRPESAETYAALHRALLERGVSLAPSAYEVIFVSLAHDRGVIDQTIQAFEEAVKTIT from the coding sequence GTGAGCGACACCAGGCGCAGCCAGGAGCTGTTCGCCCGAGCGCTCGATCTAATGCCGGCCGGCGTCAACTCGCCGGTGCGGGCCTTCCGCTCGGTCGGCGGCGATCCGTTTTTCTACCAACGCGGTACCGGCTGCCACATCGTCGATGTCGACGGCAATCGGTACATCGACTACGTTTGTTCTTGGGGACCACTGATTCTCGGACACGCCTACCCGGACGTGGTCGAGGCCGTGGCATCGACCGCGGCTGCCGGTCTCAGCTTCGGCGCGCCCTGTCGGCAGGAGGTGGAACTCGCAGACCTGGTGGTGTCATCCGTCCCCCACCTGGAAATGATTCGCTTCGTTTCCTCCGGCACCGAAGCGGTGATGTCCGCGATTCGCCTCGCCAGAGGGGTGACCGGTCGCGACACGGTGGTGAAATTCTCCGGCTGTTATCACGGCCACGCCGATCATCTGCTGGTCTCTGCCGGATCCGGCCTCGCCACCTTCGGCACGCCTTCTTCGGCCGGAGTGCCCGAGGCGTTCGCCCGCCACACCGCGGTCCTGCCGCTCGGCGATGGCGAAGCGTTCACCAACCTGATGGAGAAACGGGGATCGGAAATTGCCGCGGTGATCATCGAGGGCGTGCCGGCGAACGCCGGCCTTCTCATCCAGCCACCCGAGTTCATGCAGCTCCTGAGAGACCAGTGCACGCGGCATGGCTCGTTTTTGATCATCGACGAGGTCATCACCGGCTTCCGCCTCGGAGTAGGCGGCGCCGCCAGGCTTTACGGCATCGAGCCCGATCTCGCGACTTACGGCAAGATCATCGGCGGTGGCATGCCGGTGGGCGCGTACGGCGGTCGGCGGACTCTGATGGAGCAGCTCGCCCCCCTCGGCCCGGTGTATCAGGCTGGCACCCTCTCGGGTAATCCGGTGGCGATGGCCGCCGGAGCAGCAACTCTCCGCGCGCTGTTGGCGGACAACTGTGCGGCCTACGGCCAACTCGACGGAATCGCGTCCCTGCTGGAAGAGGGCCTGCACGACGTGCTGGCGCGGCTTGGCGTCGAGTGGTCGGTGGTTCGGATCGGATCGATCCTCTGGCTCGCGCTCCAGCCCGGTGATGCTCCCACCCGTTACGAAGACATTCGACCAGAATCTGCCGAGACCTATGCCGCGCTCCACCGCGCCCTGCTTGAGCGGGGCGTCTCGCTCGCGCCGTCCGCCTACGAGGTGATCTTCGTCTCTCTCGCCCACGATCGAGGGGTCATCGATCAGACGATTCAGGCGTTCGAGGAAGCGGTGAAGACGATCACCTAG
- the hemB gene encoding porphobilinogen synthase has translation MQDLIIRPRRLRASAAMRDLVAEARLDARMLVQPHFVVPGAGVSEPIGAMPGIDHQSVDQLLETVGRDLDLGIRACLLFGVPDEDVKAPDGSGAARKDNLVSQAVSALKDAFGDQLLVMTDVCLCAYTDHGHCGLVIDGKIDNDATLPHLAAMALAHARAGADVVAPSDMMDGRIAAIREALDDDGLVDVAIMSYSVKYASAYYGPFREAAHSAPAQGDRKSHQMDTRNRREAMIEAELDIEEGADILMVKPALAFLDIVADLREAFANPLAVYNVSGEYSMVKAAAAKGWVDERLVVLENWHAFRRAGADILITYHGRQALSEGWL, from the coding sequence ATGCAAGATCTGATCATCCGACCCAGAAGACTGCGCGCATCGGCTGCGATGCGCGATCTGGTTGCCGAAGCCCGTCTCGACGCGCGAATGCTCGTCCAACCGCACTTCGTCGTGCCGGGCGCCGGCGTTTCCGAGCCGATCGGTGCGATGCCCGGCATCGACCACCAGTCGGTCGATCAACTGTTGGAGACCGTCGGACGCGACCTCGACCTCGGCATCCGCGCCTGTCTGCTCTTCGGCGTTCCCGACGAGGACGTCAAGGCGCCCGACGGATCGGGGGCGGCACGCAAGGACAATCTGGTTTCGCAGGCCGTGTCGGCCCTGAAGGACGCTTTTGGAGATCAGCTCCTGGTGATGACCGATGTCTGCCTCTGTGCATACACCGATCACGGCCACTGCGGGCTCGTGATCGACGGCAAGATCGACAACGACGCGACCCTCCCCCACCTGGCAGCGATGGCACTGGCCCACGCACGCGCCGGCGCCGATGTGGTCGCGCCCTCCGACATGATGGACGGACGGATCGCGGCGATCCGCGAGGCACTGGACGACGACGGCCTGGTTGACGTCGCGATCATGTCGTATTCGGTCAAATATGCCTCCGCATATTACGGACCATTCCGCGAGGCAGCCCATTCGGCACCGGCACAGGGTGATCGCAAGTCCCACCAGATGGACACCCGCAACCGACGCGAAGCGATGATCGAGGCGGAGCTCGATATCGAGGAGGGCGCCGACATCCTGATGGTAAAGCCGGCGCTGGCGTTCCTCGACATCGTCGCCGACCTTCGTGAAGCCTTCGCGAACCCACTCGCGGTCTACAACGTCTCCGGCGAGTATTCGATGGTCAAGGCGGCGGCGGCGAAAGGCTGGGTAGACGAGCGGTTGGTGGTGCTCGAGAACTGGCACGCGTTCCGGCGCGCCGGAGCCGACATCCTGATCACCTACCACGGTCGCCAGGCGCTCTCCGAGGGCTGGCTGTGA
- a CDS encoding uroporphyrinogen-III synthase, with amino-acid sequence MRRFVLITRHPADCTELQKLLDPCGLTLRPYPVLRLVEDWDEGGWKAVTERFPTSSTIGRIVVASPRAPKPFVEACRRIGAEHLLELPAAAVGSSTEIAAREAGLHVDTVGPGTGIGLAHHLNQIIDAPATVILACGRERRLELQNTLAAAGHEVLPVVVYRMDPTPPRELPPLGPSLEAVVLTSPRAAELYLAGVGGLPLPCPHWALGPTTRDAAAALGMRCSIPQKPSIESLAEELCKI; translated from the coding sequence ATGAGGCGATTCGTTCTGATAACTCGCCACCCTGCGGACTGCACGGAGCTCCAGAAACTTCTTGACCCTTGCGGTCTGACGCTCCGACCCTACCCCGTGCTTCGGCTCGTCGAGGATTGGGACGAGGGTGGCTGGAAGGCGGTTACGGAGCGATTCCCGACCTCGTCAACCATCGGCAGGATCGTGGTCGCATCGCCGCGGGCCCCGAAGCCGTTCGTCGAAGCTTGCCGTCGAATCGGCGCGGAGCACCTTCTCGAACTTCCGGCCGCTGCTGTCGGTTCGAGCACCGAAATCGCGGCCCGTGAAGCCGGTCTCCACGTCGACACGGTGGGGCCCGGCACCGGTATTGGCCTCGCTCACCACCTCAACCAGATCATCGATGCTCCAGCGACGGTCATTCTCGCGTGTGGCCGCGAACGGCGTCTCGAACTTCAGAACACGCTTGCGGCGGCGGGGCACGAGGTCTTGCCGGTGGTCGTGTATCGCATGGACCCGACCCCGCCACGGGAGCTGCCGCCACTCGGACCGAGCCTCGAAGCGGTCGTGCTGACGTCGCCTCGGGCTGCAGAGCTCTACCTGGCCGGGGTCGGCGGATTGCCGCTCCCGTGTCCGCACTGGGCGCTCGGACCGACGACGCGCGACGCCGCTGCTGCACTCGGGATGCGCTGCTCGATTCCACAGAAACCCAGTATCGAATCCCTCGCGGAGGAACTATGCAAGATCTGA